One window from the genome of Dyella sp. A6 encodes:
- the folE gene encoding GTP cyclohydrolase I FolE, which translates to MNKPDSDHGVTREEAEDAVRTLLRWAGEDPSREGLLDTPKRVVKAYRDWFAGYASDPADYLRRTFEEVEGYDEMVVLRDIEFESHCEHHMAPIIGRAHVGYLPTNRVVGISKLARVVDGFARRFQVQEKLTAQIAHCIQETLQPAGVAVVIDASHECMTTRGVHKRGVSMITSQMLGTFREDARTRSEFLQFIGIHGRVR; encoded by the coding sequence ATGAACAAGCCCGATTCCGACCACGGCGTGACCCGCGAAGAAGCCGAGGACGCGGTGCGCACCCTGCTGCGCTGGGCGGGCGAGGATCCGTCGCGCGAAGGCCTGCTGGACACGCCCAAGCGCGTGGTCAAGGCGTACCGGGACTGGTTCGCCGGCTATGCCAGCGACCCGGCCGACTACCTGCGCCGCACCTTCGAGGAAGTCGAAGGCTACGACGAGATGGTGGTGCTGCGCGACATCGAGTTCGAAAGCCACTGCGAACACCACATGGCACCGATCATCGGCCGCGCCCACGTCGGCTACCTGCCGACCAACCGGGTGGTCGGCATCAGCAAGCTGGCCCGCGTGGTGGACGGTTTCGCGCGCCGCTTCCAGGTACAGGAAAAGCTCACCGCGCAGATCGCCCACTGCATCCAGGAAACCCTGCAGCCGGCCGGCGTGGCCGTGGTGATCGACGCAAGCCACGAATGCATGACCACACGCGGCGTGCACAAGCGCGGCGTGTCGATGATCACCAGCCAGATGCTGGGCACGTTCCGCGAGGACGCGCGCACCCGCTCGGAGTTCCTGCAGTTCATCGGCATCCACGGCCGGGTCCGCTAA
- a CDS encoding FUSC family protein has product MNSPRRALAELMQRLEQMADEATRLRQNLTRGDRLVAGLMHALRAVLAAALGYYGALLLGLEQGFWAAITAISVTQASYAEVRHSSRDQFIGAIIGGLVGIAAAALVHNQFPAYALAVIAGMTLCWVLDLGAAGRIAGITTTIVMLVPHQGTFLQFALFRLGEVVLGAVAALLVTRAFDIAERRLLGTPR; this is encoded by the coding sequence ATGAACTCACCGCGCCGCGCACTGGCTGAACTGATGCAGCGCCTCGAACAGATGGCCGACGAAGCGACCCGGCTGCGCCAGAACCTGACCCGGGGCGACCGCCTGGTAGCCGGCCTGATGCACGCACTGCGCGCGGTGCTGGCGGCCGCGCTGGGCTACTACGGCGCCCTGCTGCTGGGCCTAGAACAGGGCTTCTGGGCCGCGATCACCGCGATCTCGGTGACTCAGGCCAGCTATGCCGAAGTGCGCCACTCGTCGCGCGACCAGTTCATCGGCGCGATCATCGGCGGCCTGGTCGGCATCGCCGCAGCGGCACTGGTGCACAACCAGTTCCCGGCCTACGCGCTGGCCGTCATCGCCGGCATGACGCTGTGCTGGGTGCTGGACCTGGGGGCAGCCGGGCGTATCGCCGGCATCACCACCACCATCGTGATGCTGGTGCCGCACCAGGGCACTTTCCTGCAGTTCGCCCTGTTCCGGCTCGGCGAGGTGGTGCTGGGCGCGGTGGCCGCGCTGCTGGTCACGCGCGCGTTCGACATCGCCGAACGCAGGCTGCTCGGCACCCCGCGCTGA
- the rmuC gene encoding DNA recombination protein RmuC, producing MPTTQLLIVLLLVAVFAVLVLQVVALLRSRADTGLQTRLDALRDDNERLQRALREEQRAGREELQQGFDRFRSHVGEQLDGMSQRQAERIDGFGQRLASLTDSTGKGLDSLAQRLLDDARKNREEITLALGRFGEQQQQRLSALATENDKRMGEMRTTVEAKLGAIQQDNAAKLEQMRATVDEKLHATLETRLGQSFKLVSERLEAVQRGLGEMQSLATGVGDLKRVLGNVKTRGILGEVQLGALLEQLLTPEQYEANVATVPGSGDRVEFAIRLPGADREHPVSLPVDAKFPREDYERLLDAQERADAEAANLAAVALERRIRDEAKTIRAKYVAPPHTTDFAILFLPTEGLYAEVLRRPGLFEALQREHRVTVTGPTTLSALLNSLQMGFRTLAIQQRSSEVWQLLGAVKSEFGKFASILEKAERQLNTVSKSIGDAGKKTRTIERKLRGVESLSSDDANRLLGDATIGEEDPNDTDDDT from the coding sequence ATGCCCACCACCCAGCTCCTCATCGTCCTGCTGCTTGTCGCGGTGTTCGCCGTCCTTGTCCTGCAGGTGGTCGCGCTGCTGCGCAGCCGTGCCGACACCGGCCTGCAGACGCGGCTCGATGCGCTGCGCGATGACAACGAACGGCTGCAGCGCGCCCTGCGCGAGGAGCAGCGTGCCGGCCGCGAGGAACTGCAGCAGGGCTTCGACCGCTTCCGCAGTCACGTCGGCGAGCAGCTCGACGGCATGTCACAACGGCAGGCCGAACGCATCGACGGCTTCGGCCAGCGTCTTGCCAGCCTCACCGACAGCACCGGCAAGGGCCTCGACAGCCTGGCCCAGCGCCTGCTCGACGACGCGCGCAAGAACCGCGAGGAGATCACCCTGGCGCTGGGCCGTTTCGGCGAACAGCAGCAGCAGCGACTGAGTGCGCTGGCCACGGAAAACGACAAGCGCATGGGCGAGATGCGCACCACGGTGGAAGCCAAGCTCGGCGCGATCCAGCAGGACAACGCCGCCAAGCTGGAACAGATGCGCGCCACCGTCGACGAAAAGCTGCACGCCACCCTTGAGACGCGGCTGGGCCAGTCGTTCAAGCTGGTGTCCGAACGGCTCGAGGCGGTGCAGCGCGGGCTGGGCGAAATGCAATCGCTGGCCACCGGCGTGGGCGACCTGAAGCGCGTGCTCGGCAACGTGAAGACGCGCGGCATCCTGGGCGAAGTGCAGCTCGGCGCGCTGCTCGAACAACTGCTCACGCCCGAACAGTACGAAGCCAACGTCGCCACCGTGCCCGGCTCCGGCGACCGCGTGGAATTCGCCATCCGGCTGCCCGGCGCCGACCGCGAACACCCGGTGTCGCTGCCGGTGGACGCCAAGTTCCCGCGCGAGGATTACGAGCGGCTGCTGGACGCACAGGAACGCGCCGACGCCGAGGCCGCCAACCTCGCCGCGGTGGCGCTGGAGCGCCGCATCCGCGACGAGGCCAAGACCATCCGCGCCAAGTACGTGGCACCACCGCACACGACCGATTTCGCAATCCTGTTCCTGCCCACGGAGGGCCTGTACGCCGAAGTGCTGCGCCGCCCCGGCCTGTTCGAGGCACTGCAGCGCGAACATCGCGTCACCGTGACCGGCCCGACCACACTGAGCGCCCTGCTCAACAGCCTGCAGATGGGCTTCCGCACGCTGGCGATCCAGCAGCGTTCCAGTGAGGTATGGCAGCTGCTCGGCGCGGTGAAGAGCGAGTTCGGCAAGTTCGCAAGCATCCTCGAGAAGGCCGAGCGGCAGCTCAACACGGTCAGCAAGAGCATCGGCGACGCCGGCAAGAAAACCCGCACCATCGAACGCAAACTGCGCGGTGTGGAATCGCTGTCCAGCGACGACGCGAACCGCCTGCTCGGCGATGCCACGATCGGCGAGGAAGACCCCAACGACACGGACGACGACACATGA